Proteins from one Cryptomeria japonica chromosome 4, Sugi_1.0, whole genome shotgun sequence genomic window:
- the LOC131029466 gene encoding metallothionein-like protein type 2 has protein sequence MSCCGGNCGCGANCSCGNGCGGCKAFPEKVVEAPLFAATASDIEYYEEMSVAGENGCKCAGGCKCGDNCTCNPCNCK, from the exons ATGTCTTGCTGTGGTGGAAATTGTGGGTGTGGTGCCAACTGCAGCTGTGGCAATGGCTGTGGAGG GTGCAAGGCCTTCCCAGAGAAGGTTGTGGAGGCCCCTCTGTTTGCTGCCACTGCTTCTGATATAGA GTATTATGAAGAAATGAGTGTGGCAGGAGAGAATGGATGCAAGTGTGCAGGTGGGTGTAAGTGTGGAGACAACTGCACCTGCAATCCTTGTAACTGCAAATGA